A window of the Plutella xylostella chromosome 11, ilPluXylo3.1, whole genome shotgun sequence genome harbors these coding sequences:
- the LOC119691854 gene encoding transmembrane protein 267, translating into MKHAREIVTLLIAFTAFFGDYVVFQSKLSNSKLLKALADSAVHGILGCLSALAFLSNDTNYSTQTLMYNVMFCTLISCLIDVDHIFVAKSFSLQDLTNTKSRGFLHCTSLWLFVTISLLTYSYITKKVNIFSMTWMLILAFSSHHIRDGNRRGLWMYPFGHTPPIPKYLYIGLTMFLPHLLAVIYRVTKPTRHTVLDYSDVVTLI; encoded by the exons ATGAAACATGCGAGGGAAATAGTTACCTTATTAATCGCATTTACAGCGTTTTTCGGTGACTATGTTGTGTTTCAATCAAAATTGTCCAATTCAAAACTGTTGAAAGCTTTAGCAGACAGTGCTGTTCACGGCATTTTGGGCTGTTTATCAGCATTAGCCTTCCTCAGCAACGATACTAACTATTCCACACAGACGCTGATGTACAATGTTATGTTCTGCACACTCATTTCCTGTCTCATTGATGTtgatcatatttttgtagccaAATCCTTTTCACTTCAG GACTTAACAAACACCAAATCACGAGGTTTCCTTCACTGCACTTCGCTCTGGCTGTTTGTGACTATTTCCCTACTCACATACAGTTACATTACGAAAAAAGTCAACATATTCTCTATGACCTGGATGCTAATACTTGCATTCTCTAGTCATCACATCCGGGACGGCAACCGAAGAGGGCTATGGATGTACCCATTTGGACACACTCCACCGATACCGAAGTATCTTTACATAGGATTGACTATGTTCCTACCGCATCTTCTTGCcgtcatatacagggtgacaAAGCCAACGAGACACACCGTGTTGGACTACAGTGATGTGGTTACATTAATTTAA